In a genomic window of Pseudoxanthomonas indica:
- a CDS encoding peptidoglycan DD-metalloendopeptidase family protein, with product METSERMTNATRALKLICVITAATLGMAACTSTVVRESGTSRGSSRVVSQPKYGNSVKVERGETLYGIAFRNGIDFRDLAAWNNIGSPYTIYPGQTLRLYPSGASGSRPASTASGSGTPTTVATGKPRPATTAGTVGTVATAPKPAPVSSAPSSSGFSWRWPADGHVINRYVAGDAGRQGIDIAGSSGQAVRAGADGVVVYSGAGLVGYGELIIIKHSEAWLSAYGHNRKRLVNEGQNVKAGQQIAEMGSSGAAREMLHFEIRYNGKPVDPQIYLPSR from the coding sequence ATGGAAACGAGCGAACGGATGACGAACGCCACACGCGCCCTGAAACTGATCTGCGTGATCACCGCCGCCACACTTGGCATGGCGGCATGCACCAGTACGGTGGTGCGGGAGTCCGGCACCTCGCGCGGCAGCAGCCGCGTGGTCTCGCAACCCAAATACGGCAACAGCGTCAAGGTGGAGCGCGGCGAAACGCTGTACGGCATCGCCTTCCGCAACGGCATCGACTTCCGCGATCTGGCCGCCTGGAACAACATCGGATCGCCTTACACCATCTATCCCGGCCAGACCCTTCGGTTGTATCCGAGCGGCGCCAGCGGTAGTCGTCCTGCCTCGACTGCATCCGGCAGCGGCACGCCGACGACCGTCGCCACCGGCAAGCCGCGTCCCGCGACCACGGCGGGAACAGTCGGCACGGTCGCCACCGCGCCAAAGCCCGCGCCGGTTTCCAGCGCTCCGTCCAGCAGTGGTTTCAGCTGGCGCTGGCCGGCCGATGGCCATGTGATCAACCGCTACGTCGCCGGTGACGCCGGGCGACAGGGCATCGACATCGCCGGCAGCAGCGGCCAGGCCGTGCGCGCTGGTGCCGATGGCGTGGTCGTATACTCGGGCGCCGGCTTGGTCGGCTATGGCGAACTGATCATCATCAAGCACAGCGAAGCGTGGCTGTCCGCCTACGGGCACAATCGCAAGCGCCTGGTCAACGAAGGCCAGAACGTCAAGGCTGGCCAGCAGATTGCCGAGATGGGCAGCAGCGGTGCGGCGCGCGAGATGCTGCACTTCGAGATCCGCTACAACGGCAAGCCCGTCGACCCGCAGATTTATCTGCCTTCGAGGTAA
- the rlmE gene encoding 23S rRNA (uridine(2552)-2'-O)-methyltransferase RlmE has protein sequence MATRSKSSQRWLKEHFSDPYVKKAQAEGLRSRAAYKLEELLERDRLLKPGMVVVDLGAAPGGWSQFVRQALGDKGRVVAMDILEMPSLAGVEFLHGDFREQAVLSQLEAMLGGQAVDLVLSDMAPNKSGVDAVDQPRMMHLAELAMDFADGHLKPGGAFLIKLFQGTGFDDYVKELRRRYDKVAIRKPDASRKRSPEVYALGQGKRAQIK, from the coding sequence ATGGCCACCCGTAGCAAGAGCAGCCAGCGTTGGCTGAAAGAGCATTTCTCCGATCCCTACGTCAAGAAGGCGCAGGCCGAAGGCTTGCGCTCGCGTGCGGCCTACAAGCTGGAGGAACTGCTCGAGCGCGACCGCCTGCTCAAGCCGGGCATGGTGGTGGTGGACCTGGGTGCAGCCCCGGGCGGCTGGTCGCAGTTTGTCCGCCAGGCTCTGGGTGATAAGGGCCGGGTGGTGGCCATGGATATCCTGGAGATGCCCTCGCTGGCCGGAGTCGAGTTCCTTCATGGTGACTTCAGGGAACAAGCCGTGTTATCCCAGCTGGAAGCCATGTTGGGCGGGCAGGCGGTGGACCTTGTGCTGTCGGATATGGCCCCCAATAAGAGTGGGGTGGACGCGGTCGACCAGCCGCGCATGATGCACCTGGCCGAGCTGGCGATGGATTTCGCCGATGGCCACCTCAAGCCTGGGGGTGCGTTCTTGATCAAGTTGTTCCAGGGCACCGGGTTCGATGACTACGTCAAGGAACTGCGGCGCCGGTACGACAAGGTCGCCATCCGCAAGCCGGACGCCTCGCGCAAGCGGTCGCCGGAGGTTTACGCGCTGGGCCAGGGCAAGCGCGCGCAGATCAAGTAA
- a CDS encoding protein-L-isoaspartate(D-aspartate) O-methyltransferase has protein sequence MTPRLRLQPEAVGMGMTSQRVRDRLVDRLRESGIRNENVLNAIRVVPRHLFVDEALATRAYEDTALPIGHSQTISQPWVVARMTEALLETAPKKVLEIGTGSGYQAAVLAVLGLEVHTVERIGDLLRQARKRLRQLGMNVRSKHDDGRIGWPEHGPYDGILVTAAAPALVHALIDQLAVGGSLIAPVGGPASQSLVRLSKRDDGSVHEETLAPVVFVPLLSGTLD, from the coding sequence GTGACGCCGCGTTTGCGTCTGCAGCCGGAAGCGGTGGGGATGGGCATGACCTCGCAGCGCGTTCGCGACCGGCTGGTGGATCGCCTGCGCGAGTCGGGCATCCGCAATGAAAACGTGCTCAATGCGATTCGCGTGGTGCCACGCCATCTGTTTGTCGATGAAGCGCTGGCTACCCGCGCCTACGAAGACACGGCATTGCCGATTGGGCACAGCCAGACCATTTCCCAGCCCTGGGTGGTGGCGCGGATGACCGAGGCCCTGCTGGAAACCGCACCCAAGAAGGTGCTGGAAATTGGCACCGGTTCGGGGTATCAGGCGGCGGTGCTGGCGGTGCTGGGACTGGAAGTGCACACCGTCGAGCGCATCGGCGATCTATTGCGGCAAGCGCGCAAGCGCCTGCGCCAGCTGGGCATGAATGTGCGCAGCAAGCACGATGACGGCCGCATCGGCTGGCCCGAGCACGGCCCCTATGACGGCATCCTGGTCACGGCCGCGGCACCTGCATTGGTGCATGCGCTGATCGATCAACTGGCGGTGGGTGGCAGCCTGATTGCTCCGGTCGGTGGCCCGGCTTCGCAATCGCTGGTGCGTCTGAGCAAGCGCGATGACGGCAGCGTGCACGAGGAAACCCTGGCGCCCGTGGTATTCGTACCGTTGTTGTCGGGCACCCTGGACTGA
- the folP gene encoding dihydropteroate synthase, with the protein MFDTTPQLDCGGRILKLDRPQVMGIVNVTPDSFSDGGAHAGTEAAIAHGLRLVEQGADLLDIGGESTRPGAAEVSVEKEIARVVPVIEQLAARVSVPISVDTSKPEVMRAAVAAGAGMINDVYGLRRDGALDAAADLRVPVVLMHMQGEPRSMQDAPHYDDVVGDVHRFLTERIFAAEMAGIAKKHIVIDPGFGFGKNTAHNLSLLAQLERFVELGVPVLAGLSRKRSLGELTGRAVADERVAASVAAHLIAAQRGARLLRVHDVAETVDALKIWNAVAAVPMPRGRPAAPTIRWPDED; encoded by the coding sequence ATGTTCGACACCACGCCTCAACTGGACTGCGGCGGGCGCATCCTCAAGCTGGATCGCCCGCAGGTGATGGGCATCGTCAATGTCACCCCCGATTCGTTTTCCGATGGGGGGGCGCATGCCGGTACCGAGGCGGCGATTGCGCATGGTCTGCGGCTGGTGGAGCAGGGCGCCGACCTGCTCGACATCGGCGGCGAATCGACCCGTCCGGGTGCGGCCGAAGTGTCGGTTGAAAAAGAAATTGCCCGCGTTGTGCCGGTCATCGAGCAGTTGGCGGCGCGTGTCTCCGTGCCAATCAGCGTGGATACGTCCAAGCCCGAGGTGATGCGCGCGGCTGTCGCTGCCGGCGCCGGCATGATCAACGACGTATACGGCCTGCGTCGCGACGGCGCCCTCGATGCCGCCGCCGACCTGCGCGTGCCGGTGGTGCTGATGCACATGCAGGGCGAACCACGATCCATGCAGGATGCGCCTCACTATGATGACGTGGTGGGTGACGTGCATCGCTTCCTCACCGAACGGATTTTCGCCGCCGAGATGGCCGGGATCGCCAAGAAGCACATCGTCATCGATCCCGGTTTCGGCTTCGGCAAGAACACCGCGCACAACCTGAGCCTGCTGGCGCAGCTGGAGCGATTCGTTGAACTGGGCGTGCCGGTGCTCGCCGGCCTGTCGCGCAAGCGCAGCCTGGGCGAGCTCACCGGTCGGGCAGTGGCGGACGAACGCGTCGCCGCTTCCGTCGCCGCACACCTGATCGCCGCCCAGCGCGGTGCCAGGCTGTTGCGCGTGCATGACGTGGCCGAGACCGTGGATGCCCTCAAGATCTGGAACGCCGTGGCCGCCGTGCCGATGCCGCGCGGCCGGCCAGCAGCGCCCACGATTCGCTGGCCTGATGAAGATTGA
- the miaA gene encoding tRNA (adenosine(37)-N6)-dimethylallyltransferase MiaA yields MPIDTRPLAIALMGPTASGKTALAMEWALALGGEIVSVDSALVYRGLDIGAAKPDAAMLASVRHHLIDVRDPWQSYSAADFAVDARAAIADITARGKLPILAGGTGLYFRALLEGLATMPEADAATRAAIAADAQARGWPALHADLAQVDPDAAARIHATDPQRIQRALEVWRLSGKPISQWQREPGPPRLPVRCLKLVLAPTERAVLHQRIEARFDAMLAQGFLDEVRGLRALPQMQAVTAPLDLPAVRAVGYRQAWEFLDGQGDAAAFRERGIQATRQLAKRQLTWLRGELDARWFDPGRDQAALAQALARFLGAA; encoded by the coding sequence ATGCCGATTGACACCCGTCCCCTCGCCATCGCCCTGATGGGCCCCACCGCCTCGGGCAAGACCGCCCTGGCGATGGAATGGGCGCTGGCGCTGGGTGGCGAAATCGTCAGCGTCGACTCGGCGTTGGTGTACCGCGGCCTGGATATCGGCGCTGCCAAGCCCGATGCCGCCATGTTGGCCAGCGTGCGCCATCACCTGATCGATGTGCGGGATCCCTGGCAGAGCTACTCGGCCGCGGACTTCGCGGTCGATGCGCGCGCGGCCATCGCCGACATAACCGCCCGCGGCAAGCTGCCCATCCTGGCCGGCGGCACCGGTCTGTATTTCCGCGCGCTGCTCGAAGGCCTGGCCACCATGCCCGAAGCCGACGCCGCCACCCGTGCCGCTATCGCCGCCGACGCGCAGGCACGTGGCTGGCCCGCCCTGCACGCCGATCTGGCGCAGGTGGATCCGGACGCCGCTGCCCGTATCCACGCCACCGATCCCCAGCGCATCCAGCGCGCCCTGGAAGTCTGGCGGTTGAGCGGCAAACCCATCAGTCAGTGGCAGCGCGAACCCGGCCCGCCGCGCCTGCCGGTGCGGTGTCTCAAGCTGGTGCTGGCGCCGACCGAGCGCGCCGTGCTGCACCAGCGCATCGAAGCCCGCTTCGACGCCATGCTGGCCCAGGGTTTCCTGGACGAAGTGCGCGGCCTGCGCGCGCTACCGCAAATGCAGGCGGTAACGGCGCCGCTGGACCTTCCTGCCGTGCGTGCGGTCGGCTACCGGCAGGCCTGGGAGTTCCTCGACGGGCAGGGGGATGCCGCCGCCTTCCGTGAACGCGGCATCCAGGCGACCCGGCAACTGGCCAAGCGCCAGCTGACCTGGCTGCGCGGCGAACTGGATGCCCGCTGGTTCGACCCCGGCCGCGACCAGGCCGCCCTGGCCCAGGCCCTGGCACGCTTTCTGGGCGCTGCGTAG
- a CDS encoding YqaA family protein, which yields MKIFKPLYERAIQWARHPRAPALLTGLSFVEAIVFPVMPEVMLAPMSLAQPKRAFWFATLSLIGSLAGALVGYALGHFAFAAVQPLIEWLGWSAKIDAQVAHLREVVAESPWRAFWLLVLAGFTPIPLKIFTWASGIVGVPLIPFFASMLVGRGKRVYLVAGAIRLGGARAEAALHRWIEPVGWIASVLLAALIGWLVWQAYH from the coding sequence ATGAAGATCTTCAAACCGCTCTACGAACGCGCAATCCAATGGGCCAGACACCCGCGCGCGCCTGCATTGCTGACCGGTTTGAGTTTCGTCGAGGCCATCGTGTTTCCGGTGATGCCGGAAGTGATGCTGGCGCCGATGTCGCTGGCCCAGCCCAAACGCGCTTTCTGGTTTGCCACGCTGAGCCTGATCGGCTCCTTGGCCGGCGCGCTGGTCGGCTATGCCCTGGGTCACTTCGCCTTCGCTGCAGTGCAGCCGTTGATCGAGTGGCTGGGCTGGAGCGCGAAAATTGACGCGCAGGTCGCCCACCTGCGCGAGGTCGTGGCCGAATCGCCCTGGCGCGCGTTCTGGCTGCTGGTGCTGGCTGGCTTTACGCCGATTCCGCTGAAGATATTTACGTGGGCCTCAGGCATTGTCGGCGTGCCGCTGATACCGTTCTTCGCCAGCATGCTGGTGGGGCGGGGCAAGCGCGTGTACCTGGTGGCCGGCGCCATCCGCCTGGGCGGCGCGCGTGCGGAAGCCGCCTTGCACCGCTGGATCGAGCCGGTCGGCTGGATCGCCAGCGTCCTGCTGGCCGCGCTGATCGGCTGGCTGGTATGGCAGGCTTATCATTGA
- a CDS encoding Smr/MutS family protein yields MASPEDHDDDDDAALFRQAIGEVKRLPDAAAPPSRPRPRPAARMAERDEVEARSEFQRGLADMALLEAADVLSFRRASVPARVFQRLRKGQFSAQDELDLHGASALQAESLLREFLLEARAHEWGCVRIIHGKGSRNERDIPVLKNLVDRLLRQRADVLAFHSAPPAQGGTGAVVVLLSRR; encoded by the coding sequence ATGGCATCGCCCGAAGACCACGACGACGACGACGACGCAGCGCTGTTCCGCCAGGCCATTGGCGAGGTCAAGCGCCTGCCCGACGCCGCCGCCCCGCCCAGCCGGCCAAGGCCACGACCCGCCGCGCGCATGGCCGAGCGAGATGAAGTGGAAGCGCGCAGCGAGTTCCAGCGCGGCCTGGCCGACATGGCCTTGCTGGAAGCGGCAGACGTGCTCAGCTTCCGCCGCGCCAGCGTGCCGGCGCGGGTGTTCCAGCGCCTGCGCAAGGGCCAGTTCTCGGCCCAGGACGAGCTGGATTTGCATGGCGCCAGCGCGTTGCAGGCCGAGTCGCTGTTGCGCGAGTTCCTGCTGGAGGCACGCGCGCATGAATGGGGTTGCGTGCGCATCATCCATGGCAAGGGCAGCCGCAACGAGCGCGACATCCCGGTACTCAAGAACCTGGTGGATCGCCTGCTGCGGCAGCGCGCCGATGTGCTGGCGTTTCATTCGGCGCCACCGGCCCAGGGCGGTACCGGCGCGGTGGTGGTGCTGTTGTCGCGGCGCTGA
- the hfq gene encoding RNA chaperone Hfq: protein MSKGQSLQDPFLNALRRERVPVSVYLVNGIKLQGTIESFDQFVVLLRNTVSQMVYKHAISTVVPARNVRVGPGGGYVQSGEGGEEEAEVE from the coding sequence ATGTCCAAGGGGCAGTCCTTACAGGACCCTTTCCTGAATGCGCTGCGTCGTGAGCGGGTGCCGGTTTCGGTTTACCTCGTCAACGGCATCAAGCTGCAAGGAACCATCGAATCCTTCGATCAGTTCGTCGTCCTGCTGCGCAACACGGTCAGCCAGATGGTCTACAAGCACGCCATTTCCACGGTCGTGCCGGCCCGCAACGTGCGGGTGGGTCCCGGCGGCGGCTACGTGCAGTCGGGTGAAGGCGGCGAGGAAGAGGCCGAAGTCGAGTAA
- the yhbY gene encoding ribosome assembly RNA-binding protein YhbY — protein sequence MPVALTSAQNRFLRGQAHDLKALLQIGAKGVTPAFIAELDEVLEHHELVKVKVGGEDREARDAAIAALVEQSGAALVQRIGHTAVLYRQSKDHRQIVLPRG from the coding sequence ATGCCCGTTGCCCTGACTTCCGCCCAAAACCGATTCCTGCGTGGCCAGGCCCATGACCTGAAAGCACTGCTGCAGATCGGCGCCAAGGGCGTCACTCCGGCCTTCATCGCCGAGCTCGACGAGGTGCTGGAGCACCACGAACTGGTCAAGGTCAAGGTGGGCGGTGAAGACCGCGAAGCACGCGATGCTGCGATTGCCGCGCTCGTCGAGCAAAGTGGAGCCGCACTGGTGCAGCGCATTGGCCACACCGCCGTGCTGTATCGCCAGAGCAAGGATCACCGCCAGATCGTCCTGCCGCGCGGTTGA
- the surE gene encoding 5'/3'-nucleotidase SurE: protein MRVLVSNDDGVDAPGIHALADGLRQAGHEVFVIAPDRDRSGASNSLTLDLPIRLKRLDHYTCSVAGTPTDCVHLALTGMLEFEPDIVVSGINNAANLGDDVIYSGTVSAAMEGRFLGLPAVAMSLVTRNHDARHFETAARAAVEIVARLKADPLPADTILNVNVPDRAWSEIAGFEVTRLGNRHRSEPCIAQSDPRGNTVYWIGPAGPEQDAGPGTDFHAVRTGHISITPIHVDLTRYQALEKVAGWVGGLTAALEEPL from the coding sequence ATGCGCGTACTAGTCAGCAACGACGACGGCGTCGACGCCCCCGGTATCCATGCGCTGGCCGATGGCCTGCGCCAGGCCGGGCACGAGGTGTTCGTCATCGCCCCGGATCGTGATCGATCCGGCGCCAGCAATTCGCTCACGCTGGATCTGCCGATCCGCCTGAAGCGACTGGATCACTACACCTGCAGCGTGGCCGGCACGCCGACCGACTGCGTGCATCTGGCGCTGACCGGCATGCTGGAGTTCGAGCCGGATATCGTAGTGTCGGGCATCAACAACGCCGCCAACCTCGGTGATGACGTGATCTACTCCGGCACCGTGTCGGCGGCGATGGAAGGGCGCTTCCTCGGCCTGCCCGCGGTGGCGATGTCGCTGGTCACGCGCAATCACGATGCCCGCCATTTCGAGACCGCCGCGCGCGCCGCGGTGGAAATCGTGGCCCGGCTCAAGGCCGATCCGCTGCCGGCCGACACCATCCTCAACGTCAACGTGCCGGATCGCGCCTGGAGCGAGATTGCCGGCTTCGAAGTGACCCGCCTGGGCAATCGCCATCGTTCCGAACCGTGCATCGCGCAGTCCGATCCGCGCGGCAACACGGTGTACTGGATTGGCCCGGCTGGCCCGGAGCAGGACGCCGGCCCCGGCACGGATTTCCATGCCGTGCGTACGGGCCATATCTCGATTACGCCCATCCATGTGGATCTGACCCGTTACCAGGCGCTGGAAAAAGTGGCCGGTTGGGTCGGCGGCCTGACCGCCGCGCTGGAGGAGCCGCTGTGA
- a CDS encoding Mth938-like domain-containing protein yields MQLSHELPDYAYTLRAADGRSAKVNDRVLTRSFVLSPSALQEDWAPSDISTLTPEDLAPLLALQPEVILLGTGDQQIFPSAAVLAAGLTRGVGIEVMTNAAAARTFNVLAGEARRVVAGFLISSKS; encoded by the coding sequence ATGCAGCTGAGCCACGAACTCCCGGATTACGCCTACACCCTGCGCGCGGCCGATGGCCGCAGCGCCAAGGTCAATGACCGCGTACTGACGCGCAGCTTCGTGCTGTCACCGTCGGCATTGCAGGAAGACTGGGCGCCCAGCGACATCAGCACGCTGACTCCCGAAGACCTGGCTCCCCTGCTGGCCCTGCAACCGGAAGTGATCCTGCTCGGCACCGGCGACCAGCAAATCTTCCCCAGCGCCGCGGTGCTCGCCGCCGGCCTGACCCGAGGCGTCGGCATCGAAGTGATGACCAACGCCGCCGCCGCGCGCACCTTCAACGTCCTCGCCGGCGAAGCCCGCCGCGTCGTCGCCGGCTTCCTGATCTCATCGAAGTCCTAA
- the ftsH gene encoding ATP-dependent zinc metalloprotease FtsH has translation MNDLTKNLLLWVVVAVVLMVVFQTFSPKLGAGAGDSQPTYSEFLQEVNAGRVSSVRFTKDGNLTTNALEYKRSDGTTGTVFGPTDDKLVNVLVNKNVAITRDAPESGVSLVMILVNFLPVLLIIGFWIFMMRQMQGGGGAKGAMSFGKSRAKLQGEDQVKVTFADVAGCDEAKEEVGELVEFLRDPGKFQKLGGKIPRGVLMVGQPGTGKTLLAKAIAGEARVPFFSISGSDFVEMFVGVGASRVRDMFEQAKKHAPCIIFIDEIDAVGRHRGAGLGGGHDEREQTLNQLLVEMDGFEGGEGVIVIAATNRPDVLDPALLRPGRFDRQVVVGLPDVKGREQILRVHMRKLPLADDVEPMVIARGTPGFSGADLANLANEAALFAARENAKEVRMDHFDRARDKILMGAERRSMAMSEDEKTLTAFHEAGHAIVGRLVPEHDPVYKVTIIPRGRALGVTMYLPEGDRYSLNRVAIESQLCSLYGGRVAEELIFGADKVTTGASNDIERATKMARNMVTKWGLSDEMGPIAYGEEEDEVFLGRSVTQHKNVSNETARRIDEVVRKILDRAYERTKTILTENLDKLHAMSQLLLEYETIDVPQIDAIMEGREPPPPMGWTKSGKDSDKGGGDSRPLPPIAGPAAQT, from the coding sequence ATGAACGACTTGACCAAGAATCTGCTGCTGTGGGTGGTCGTCGCCGTCGTATTGATGGTGGTGTTCCAGACCTTTTCGCCGAAGCTGGGCGCCGGTGCGGGCGACAGCCAGCCCACCTACTCCGAATTCCTGCAAGAGGTGAATGCCGGCCGGGTGAGCTCGGTACGCTTCACCAAGGATGGCAACCTGACCACCAATGCGCTCGAGTACAAGCGCTCGGATGGCACCACCGGCACTGTGTTCGGCCCGACCGACGACAAGCTGGTCAACGTGCTGGTCAACAAGAATGTCGCCATTACCCGTGACGCGCCGGAATCCGGCGTCAGCCTGGTGATGATCCTGGTGAACTTCCTGCCGGTGCTGCTCATCATCGGCTTCTGGATTTTCATGATGCGGCAGATGCAGGGCGGCGGTGGCGCCAAGGGCGCCATGAGCTTCGGCAAGTCGCGCGCCAAGTTGCAGGGCGAAGATCAGGTCAAGGTCACCTTTGCCGACGTCGCCGGTTGCGACGAGGCCAAGGAAGAAGTGGGCGAGCTGGTGGAATTCCTGCGCGACCCCGGCAAGTTCCAGAAGCTCGGCGGCAAGATCCCTCGCGGCGTGCTGATGGTCGGCCAGCCCGGCACCGGCAAGACCCTGCTGGCCAAGGCCATTGCAGGCGAGGCGCGGGTGCCGTTCTTCAGCATTTCCGGTTCGGACTTCGTCGAGATGTTCGTCGGCGTCGGCGCCAGCCGCGTGCGCGACATGTTCGAGCAGGCCAAAAAGCACGCGCCGTGCATCATCTTCATCGACGAAATCGACGCCGTCGGTCGCCATCGTGGCGCCGGCCTGGGCGGCGGTCATGACGAGCGCGAGCAGACCCTCAACCAGTTGCTGGTGGAGATGGACGGCTTTGAAGGCGGCGAAGGCGTGATCGTCATCGCGGCCACCAACCGTCCCGACGTGCTCGACCCGGCGCTGCTGCGCCCGGGCCGTTTCGACCGCCAGGTAGTGGTGGGCCTGCCCGACGTGAAGGGCCGCGAACAGATCCTGCGCGTGCACATGCGCAAGCTGCCGCTGGCCGATGACGTGGAGCCGATGGTGATTGCCCGCGGCACGCCCGGTTTCAGCGGCGCCGACCTGGCCAACCTCGCCAACGAGGCCGCGCTGTTCGCCGCGCGCGAGAACGCCAAGGAAGTGCGCATGGATCATTTTGATCGGGCGCGCGACAAGATCCTGATGGGCGCCGAACGCCGTTCGATGGCCATGAGCGAAGACGAGAAGACGCTGACCGCTTTCCACGAAGCCGGCCACGCCATCGTCGGTCGCCTGGTGCCGGAGCACGACCCGGTCTACAAGGTCACCATCATTCCGCGTGGCCGCGCCCTGGGCGTGACCATGTACCTGCCCGAAGGCGACCGCTACAGCCTCAACCGGGTGGCGATCGAATCGCAGCTGTGCTCGCTGTACGGTGGTCGCGTAGCAGAAGAGTTGATCTTCGGCGCCGACAAGGTCACCACGGGCGCCTCCAACGACATCGAGCGCGCCACCAAGATGGCCCGCAACATGGTCACCAAGTGGGGCCTGAGCGACGAGATGGGTCCGATTGCCTACGGCGAGGAAGAAGACGAAGTCTTCCTGGGCCGCTCGGTCACCCAGCACAAGAACGTGTCCAATGAGACCGCGCGCAGGATTGATGAAGTGGTGCGCAAGATCCTGGATCGCGCCTACGAGCGCACCAAGACCATCCTGACCGAGAACCTGGACAAGCTGCACGCGATGTCCCAGCTGCTGCTGGAATACGAAACCATCGACGTGCCGCAGATCGACGCCATCATGGAAGGCCGCGAACCGCCTCCGCCGATGGGTTGGACCAAGTCCGGCAAGGACAGCGACAAGGGCGGCGGCGATTCCCGCCCGCTGCCCCCCATCGCCGGCCCCGCTGCGCAGACCTGA
- the ispF gene encoding 2-C-methyl-D-erythritol 2,4-cyclodiphosphate synthase translates to MPHSMVAQLPFRVGQGFDVHAFGEGDHVMLGGVLVLHDRGVLAHSDGDVVLHALCDAMLGALALGDIGQHFPPSDPKWKGADSRQFLRHCLGLVRARGYEMGNVDVTVIGERPKIGPHAAAMRELMAHDLGIVVEQVSVKATTTEKLGFTGRGEGIAAQVVVLLIKR, encoded by the coding sequence ATGCCGCATTCCATGGTCGCCCAGCTTCCTTTCCGTGTTGGCCAAGGCTTCGACGTGCATGCCTTCGGCGAGGGCGATCACGTGATGCTCGGCGGTGTGCTGGTGCTGCATGATCGCGGCGTGCTGGCGCACAGCGACGGCGACGTGGTGCTGCACGCCTTGTGCGACGCGATGCTGGGCGCGCTTGCATTGGGCGATATCGGCCAGCACTTTCCGCCCTCCGATCCGAAATGGAAGGGCGCCGACAGCCGCCAGTTCCTGCGTCATTGCCTGGGCTTGGTGCGTGCGCGCGGCTACGAGATGGGCAATGTGGACGTCACCGTAATCGGCGAGCGCCCCAAGATTGGCCCGCATGCGGCGGCGATGCGCGAACTGATGGCGCATGATCTGGGCATCGTGGTCGAACAGGTGAGCGTCAAGGCCACCACCACCGAGAAGCTGGGCTTCACCGGTCGCGGCGAAGGCATCGCCGCGCAGGTGGTGGTGCTGTTGATCAAACGATGA
- the truD gene encoding tRNA pseudouridine(13) synthase TruD, which produces MSNELPRAFGPSVMQARFRSAPEDFFVEELPGFEPTGEGEHLLLTIEKRGLNTAFVAQRLAQWAGIAEMGVSYAGLKDRHAVTHQRFSVHLPKRQAPDLADLASDDLRVLASTWHNRKLPRGALAGNRFVLLLREVQGERTAIEARLGEIARHGLPNWFGEQRFGRDGGNVASALAMFAGRRVKRDQRSIFLSAARSELFNRVLAARLAAGNWNTAMDGEVWMLDGSRSVFGPEPWNDTLAQRLAEFDIHPSGALWGAGELRTQGDCRALELQALEGDTAQRLRAGLEVADLKQERRALRLRPADLAWQWQADDVLQLAFALPPGSYATGVLHELGEVSEAARQ; this is translated from the coding sequence ATGAGCAACGAACTTCCGCGCGCCTTCGGGCCTTCAGTGATGCAGGCGCGCTTTCGCAGTGCGCCCGAGGACTTTTTCGTCGAGGAACTGCCAGGCTTCGAACCCACCGGCGAAGGCGAGCATCTGCTGCTGACCATCGAAAAGCGTGGCCTCAATACCGCCTTCGTCGCCCAGCGGCTGGCGCAGTGGGCGGGCATCGCCGAGATGGGCGTGAGCTATGCCGGCCTGAAGGATCGCCACGCGGTCACCCACCAGCGTTTCAGCGTGCACCTGCCCAAGCGACAGGCGCCGGACCTGGCGGACCTGGCCAGCGACGACCTGCGCGTGCTTGCATCGACCTGGCACAACCGCAAGCTGCCGCGTGGCGCGCTGGCGGGCAATCGTTTCGTGCTGCTGTTGCGCGAGGTGCAGGGCGAGCGCACGGCCATCGAGGCGCGGCTGGGCGAAATAGCCCGTCACGGCTTGCCGAACTGGTTCGGCGAACAGCGCTTTGGCCGCGATGGCGGCAATGTCGCTTCCGCACTGGCGATGTTCGCGGGTCGACGGGTCAAGCGCGATCAACGTTCCATCTTCCTGTCCGCGGCGCGTTCGGAATTGTTCAACCGCGTGCTGGCGGCACGGCTGGCAGCAGGCAACTGGAACACCGCCATGGACGGCGAAGTCTGGATGCTTGACGGCAGCCGCAGCGTGTTCGGGCCCGAGCCCTGGAACGACACGCTGGCGCAGCGCCTGGCTGAGTTCGACATCCATCCCAGTGGTGCGCTCTGGGGCGCCGGCGAGCTGCGCACGCAAGGCGACTGCCGCGCGTTGGAACTGCAGGCGCTGGAAGGCGACACCGCGCAACGCCTGCGGGCCGGACTGGAAGTTGCCGACCTCAAGCAGGAACGTCGCGCGTTGCGTTTGCGGCCTGCTGACCTCGCCTGGCAATGGCAGGCCGATGACGTCTTGCAGCTGGCGTTCGCGCTGCCGCCCGGCAGCTATGCCACCGGCGTGCTGCATGAGCTCGGTGAAGTCAGCGAGGCCGCGCGCCAGTAA